In Kiloniellales bacterium, one genomic interval encodes:
- a CDS encoding GNAT family N-acetyltransferase: MTDPAPPLRWATPEDAAALAELINFAGEGLPACTWERTAEPGETVWEVGRRCARREEGRFSYRNALVLEQNGAVAACLIGFPLPEAPAPIDYDALPAMFVPLQELENLVLGTWHVNVLAAYPKQRSRGHGSALLAQAEKIAAASGRRGLSIIVADANRGARRLYERRGYRETARRPMVKEAWQNPSRDWVLLVKPL; the protein is encoded by the coding sequence ATGACCGACCCCGCGCCACCCCTCCGCTGGGCCACGCCCGAAGACGCGGCGGCCCTGGCCGAGCTGATCAACTTCGCCGGCGAGGGCCTGCCGGCCTGCACCTGGGAAAGGACGGCCGAGCCCGGCGAAACGGTCTGGGAGGTCGGCCGGCGCTGCGCCCGCCGCGAGGAGGGCCGCTTCTCCTACCGCAACGCCTTGGTCCTGGAACAGAACGGCGCGGTGGCGGCCTGCCTGATCGGCTTCCCGCTGCCCGAGGCGCCGGCGCCGATCGACTACGACGCGCTGCCGGCGATGTTCGTGCCCCTTCAGGAACTGGAGAACCTGGTCTTGGGCACCTGGCACGTCAACGTGCTGGCCGCCTATCCGAAGCAGCGCAGCCGGGGCCACGGCAGCGCCCTGCTGGCCCAGGCCGAGAAGATCGCGGCGGCCAGCGGCAGGCGAGGCCTTTCGATCATCGTCGCCGACGCCAACAGGGGTGCGCGCCGGCTCTACGAGCGCCGCGGCTACCGGGAAACCGCCCGCCGGCCCATGGTCAAGGAAGCCTGGCAGAACCCGAGCCGGGACTGGGTCCTGCTCGTGAAGCCACTCTGA
- the cysG gene encoding siroheme synthase CysG, whose protein sequence is MKSLPIFLDLKGRTALLVGGAAAALPKARLLQAAGAELRIVALDPDEDLRSWAAAQGIALAERSFQERDLDGARIVIAAASDDEIRAAVEAATARRIPVNVVDRPELSSFLMPAIVDRDDVVVAISTHGSAPVLARRLRRTLEALLPARLGPLAAFARRYRGALAAAVTDPSARRRFWEAFFDGPVARDILAGDDAKAGARMLAEINAPGWRRAPRGRVALVGAGPGDPELLTLKALRLLQDAEVVVYDKLVGPEILDYARRDAERIYVGKAPGRHSHGQAEINEILLREARAGKRVVRLKGGDPFVFGRGGEELERLLRHGVEVELVPGITAATGCAAVAGIPLTHRDHASAVTFVSGQGKDGAPELDWAALASRRHTLAVYMGVAGSAGLSRELIAQGRDPETPVAVIERGSLPGERKVFGTLRGLGALIAREKIQAPALIVIGEVVRLAAAAPQGSGDALPLAAAE, encoded by the coding sequence ATGAAGTCCCTGCCCATCTTTCTCGACCTGAAGGGCCGGACGGCCCTGCTGGTCGGCGGCGCTGCGGCGGCCCTGCCCAAGGCCCGGCTGCTCCAGGCCGCCGGCGCCGAGCTGCGGATCGTCGCCCTGGACCCGGACGAGGATCTCCGGTCCTGGGCCGCCGCACAGGGGATCGCCCTGGCGGAGCGGTCCTTCCAGGAGCGTGACCTCGACGGCGCGCGGATCGTCATCGCCGCTGCCTCGGATGACGAGATCCGCGCTGCCGTCGAGGCCGCCACCGCCCGCCGGATCCCGGTCAACGTGGTCGACCGGCCGGAGCTTTCGAGCTTCCTGATGCCGGCGATCGTCGACCGCGACGACGTGGTGGTGGCGATCTCGACCCACGGCAGCGCGCCGGTCCTGGCGCGGCGCCTGCGCCGGACCCTGGAGGCCCTGCTCCCGGCCCGGCTCGGCCCGCTGGCGGCCTTCGCCCGGCGCTACCGCGGCGCGCTGGCGGCCGCGGTCACCGACCCGAGCGCGCGCCGGCGCTTCTGGGAGGCCTTCTTCGACGGCCCCGTCGCCCGCGACATCCTGGCCGGCGACGACGCCAAAGCCGGCGCGCGCATGCTGGCCGAGATCAACGCCCCGGGCTGGCGCCGGGCGCCGCGCGGCCGGGTCGCCCTGGTCGGCGCCGGGCCCGGCGACCCGGAGCTGCTGACCCTCAAGGCCCTGCGCCTGCTCCAGGACGCCGAGGTCGTGGTCTACGACAAGCTGGTCGGCCCGGAGATCCTGGACTACGCCCGGCGCGACGCCGAGCGGATCTACGTCGGCAAGGCCCCGGGCCGGCACAGCCACGGCCAGGCCGAGATCAACGAGATCCTGCTGCGCGAGGCCCGGGCCGGGAAGCGAGTGGTCCGCCTCAAGGGCGGCGATCCCTTCGTCTTCGGCCGCGGCGGCGAGGAGCTCGAGCGGCTTCTGCGCCACGGCGTCGAGGTCGAGCTGGTGCCCGGCATCACCGCCGCCACCGGCTGCGCCGCCGTCGCCGGCATCCCCCTCACCCACCGGGACCACGCCTCGGCGGTGACCTTCGTCAGCGGCCAGGGCAAGGACGGCGCGCCCGAGCTGGACTGGGCCGCCCTGGCGAGCCGCCGCCACACCCTGGCGGTCTACATGGGGGTCGCCGGCAGCGCAGGCCTTTCGCGCGAGCTGATCGCCCAGGGCCGCGACCCCGAGACGCCGGTCGCGGTGATCGAGCGCGGCAGCCTGCCGGGGGAGCGCAAGGTCTTCGGGACCCTGCGTGGCCTCGGCGCGCTGATCGCCCGCGAGAAGATCCAGGCGCCGGCGCTGATCGTCATCGGCGAGGTCGTGCGTCTTGCGGCGGCGGCGCCCCAGGGCAGCGGGGACGCGCTGCCGCTGGCCGCCGCGGAATAG
- a CDS encoding DUF2849 domain-containing protein yields MPLKALTANRLDNGRVVYLTPQGGWSEWLNEAALAGDDERAEAILDRGRAEAAAARVVEPYLIEVVEADGLVAPLRYREAIRARGPSVRLDLGKQAGAN; encoded by the coding sequence ATGCCCCTGAAAGCCCTGACCGCCAACCGCCTGGACAACGGCCGGGTGGTCTACCTGACCCCGCAAGGCGGCTGGTCGGAATGGCTGAACGAGGCCGCCCTGGCTGGCGACGACGAGCGCGCCGAGGCGATCCTCGACCGGGGCCGCGCCGAGGCCGCCGCCGCCCGGGTGGTCGAGCCCTATCTGATCGAGGTCGTCGAGGCCGACGGCCTGGTGGCACCGCTGCGCTACCGCGAGGCGATCCGCGCCCGCGGGCCCTCGGTGCGGCTCGATCTCGGCAAGCAGGCCGGCGCGAACTGA
- a CDS encoding nitrite/sulfite reductase, translating into MYRYDEFDHAFVQERVAQFSDQVRRRLSGELTEEQFKPLRLMNGLYLQLHAYMLRVAIPYGTLSARQLRKLAHIARRYDKGYGHFTTRQNIQYNWPKLEETPEILEQLAEVEMHAIQTSGNCIRNVTADHFAGAAADEIADSRVTAEVIRQWSSLHPEFSFLPRKFKIAVTAAAEDRAAVKVHDIGLYLRRNEAGETGFEVVVGGGQGRTPVIGKTIRKFLPEPYLLSYLEAILRVYNLLGRRDNLYKARIKILVDHVGVQEFTRLVEEEWRHTRETTVDLPAAEVERIAAYFAPPPFATLEDRSPDFELRRAAERAFDLWVRANVTEHKVPGYAIASISLKPSGGIPGDATADQMEAVAALAERHSFGEIRVTHKQNLVLPHLRKAELYALWQGLKTAELAAPNIGLLSDIIACPGLDYCNLASARSIPIAQEISRRFDNLRRLHDLGPISLNISGCINACGHHHVANIGILGVDKKGEEFYQITLGGSSTEEAAIGKIVGPAFSGAQVPGAIQDIVDTYLARRRGRETFVETFRRVGLAPFKEKLYAPA; encoded by the coding sequence ATGTACCGCTACGACGAATTCGACCACGCCTTCGTGCAGGAACGGGTCGCCCAGTTCAGCGACCAGGTCCGCCGCCGCCTCTCGGGCGAGCTGACCGAGGAGCAGTTCAAGCCGCTGCGCCTGATGAACGGCCTCTACCTGCAGCTCCACGCCTACATGCTGCGGGTCGCCATCCCCTACGGCACCCTCTCGGCACGGCAGCTGCGCAAGCTGGCCCACATCGCCCGGCGCTACGACAAGGGCTACGGCCATTTCACGACCCGCCAGAACATCCAGTACAACTGGCCGAAGCTGGAGGAGACGCCGGAGATCCTGGAGCAGCTGGCCGAGGTCGAGATGCACGCCATCCAGACCAGCGGCAACTGCATCCGCAACGTCACCGCCGACCACTTCGCCGGCGCCGCGGCCGACGAGATCGCCGACTCGCGGGTCACCGCCGAGGTGATCCGCCAGTGGTCGAGCCTGCACCCGGAGTTTTCCTTCCTGCCGCGCAAGTTCAAGATCGCGGTGACCGCGGCCGCAGAGGACCGCGCCGCGGTCAAGGTCCACGACATCGGCCTCTACCTTCGCCGCAACGAGGCCGGGGAGACCGGCTTCGAGGTCGTGGTCGGCGGCGGCCAGGGCCGCACCCCGGTGATCGGCAAGACCATCCGCAAGTTCCTGCCGGAGCCCTACCTGCTGTCCTACCTGGAGGCGATCCTGCGGGTCTATAACCTGCTCGGCCGGCGCGACAATCTCTACAAGGCCCGGATCAAGATCCTGGTCGACCACGTCGGAGTCCAGGAATTCACCCGCCTGGTCGAGGAGGAATGGCGCCACACCCGGGAGACCACCGTCGACCTGCCGGCGGCGGAGGTCGAGCGCATCGCGGCCTACTTCGCGCCGCCGCCCTTCGCGACCCTGGAGGACAGGTCGCCGGACTTCGAGCTGCGCAGGGCGGCCGAGCGCGCCTTCGACCTCTGGGTCCGCGCCAACGTGACCGAGCACAAGGTGCCGGGCTACGCCATTGCCAGCATCTCGCTGAAGCCGAGCGGCGGGATCCCGGGCGACGCCACGGCCGATCAGATGGAGGCCGTGGCCGCGCTCGCGGAGCGCCACAGCTTCGGCGAGATCCGGGTCACCCATAAGCAGAACCTGGTCCTGCCCCACCTCCGCAAGGCCGAGCTCTACGCGCTCTGGCAAGGCCTGAAGACGGCCGAGCTGGCGGCGCCCAACATCGGCCTCCTGTCCGACATCATCGCCTGCCCGGGCCTGGACTACTGCAACCTGGCCAGCGCCCGCTCGATCCCAATCGCCCAGGAGATCAGTCGCCGCTTCGACAACCTGCGCCGGCTCCACGACCTCGGGCCGATCTCGCTCAACATCTCGGGCTGCATCAACGCCTGCGGCCACCACCACGTCGCCAACATCGGCATCCTGGGCGTCGATAAGAAGGGCGAGGAGTTCTACCAGATCACCCTGGGCGGCAGCTCCACGGAGGAGGCCGCCATCGGCAAGATCGTCGGCCCGGCTTTCAGCGGCGCCCAGGTGCCGGGCGCGATCCAGGACATCGTCGACACCTACCTGGCCCGGCGCCGCGGCCGCGAGACCTTCGTCGAAACCTTCCGCCGGGTCGGCCTGGCGCCCTTCAAGGAGAAGCTCTATGCCCCTGCTTAA
- a CDS encoding DUF934 domain-containing protein, whose translation MPLLKDGLPTEDVWRLAESEEDLDREGPLFVTPELWQSARARLAGRNAPLGLRLRSDQSPEDLAEDLPHFVAVALEFPKFTDGRPYSYARILRERLGFRGELRAVGAVFRDQLAFMTRCGFDAVELDAPDAAASWTAATREFSAWYQPASEGSRPISALRRRLQAAE comes from the coding sequence ATGCCCCTGCTTAAGGACGGTCTGCCCACCGAAGACGTCTGGCGCCTCGCCGAGAGCGAGGAGGACCTGGACCGGGAGGGCCCGCTCTTTGTCACCCCGGAGCTCTGGCAGTCGGCCCGGGCCCGCCTGGCCGGGCGCAACGCGCCGCTGGGCCTGCGCCTCAGGAGCGACCAGTCGCCCGAGGACCTGGCCGAGGACCTGCCGCACTTCGTGGCGGTCGCGCTGGAGTTCCCCAAATTCACCGACGGCCGGCCCTACTCTTATGCTCGCATCCTGCGCGAGCGCCTGGGCTTCCGCGGCGAGCTGCGCGCTGTAGGGGCGGTCTTCCGCGACCAGCTGGCCTTCATGACGCGCTGCGGCTTCGACGCGGTGGAGCTCGACGCGCCCGACGCCGCCGCAAGCTGGACCGCTGCGACCCGGGAGTTCAGCGCCTGGTATCAGCCGGCCAGCGAGGGCAGCCGGCCGATCTCGGCCCTGCGCCGGCGCCTTCAGGCCGCCGAATAG